The following is a genomic window from Mustela lutreola isolate mMusLut2 chromosome 5, mMusLut2.pri, whole genome shotgun sequence.
AGCAAAAAGCAATAAATACAGACTATGGACTGGAACTGGGGAAGGGATTCCAAAGTGGACTTCTGGACTCAACCATGGGCTAAGGCCTTGTGCTCTGTCACTGCCGGCTGTGTCTGTGACAGAGTGATTCATTAACCCTGGACTGGCAATTCAATGAGAATCTCTCAGGCAAAACAGAGCAGAGCTCAAAACAAGATGGCCTTTCAATGGCCCATGGAAATGCTGAGAGAAACATGAAATCAAAAGGATTTGTGGGAAACCAcacctgtttttttgttgtccCCAGATACTGTCAGAAGTTTGCTTTGGATCTAGACCCTGCCAATAAGTCTGGTAAATAAATTCAACCAAGTAAATTCTAAAGACCTAATTgactttcttaaataatttttgattTGGGTAGTGTCCCATCTTGGGAATAGAAAGGAGCTCCAGTGAGCTGTAGAAGTAGAAAGttttttaagtgaagagagaaagcagaaaaacaatgaTTGGCAAAGGATCCATTGTTGTAGGCAAGGTTGTCCTCCTAAGGGGAGAGAATAGGATACATCAGTATAATTTTTAGTGCCCCTTTCACCCATAATGAGCTAAATATCCATGCTTTACTCTTCTAAGGAGAATGTTCACATACCCCATTCGTATGTGTGAGACTCCAAACAATGTACACTTGGTCTGAAAAACTTCTTCTCCAATTTGGCTTCACCATCCTCTCTTCTGGGCTGCAGTTCTGGCTGCCAGGAAGCCCTTGGAAGATGTGTCTGATAACTCACTTTTGGACAAAGACACCTCTCCAACCTGTATCCTGCCCAGACATCAGTGGTGACTTGAAGTGACTTGCTTCCTAGTCTAAAAACTCCGTTctctcttggaacactgaaaaaataaagtttttaaaaaatttaagaatttaaaataaattaatactcTATTCTCAATCGCTATAGGGAACAGTATACAAATCCTTCACATTACTTTTAGTGCTgggtatatgatttttttctggtCCCGCCTCCAGTGATCAGATAGGTCCAAGATTCCAGAACAAGCTAAGTTTCATTGACCTCAGAGAAGGTGACAGAGGGAGCTCCTTATCATGGCTGCCTTACATTCCAATCAATTTCAGTCTTTGTTAACATCATTTGTTACATCAGTGACACGTTATACAGCTCTTTATTCAGGCCACTTTCTATATTTATCCAGTCCACTAGGTGAATTATCTCCCTGACTTCTGTTCTGTCCCCTTTAATACACAGCAGGAAGCAAGGGATGGGTGGGATCTAGGGACAGTTGGGATGGTCCATAACAAGTCCCACGTGGAGAGTCCAGAATGACTTTTTAGAACATTAGAATCCACACCACCTGCTGTTTCTGCTCCAGAAAAAATAGAGAGTCCTTTCCACACCTAGTTCCATGAGCCAACATACTTTCTAGATAAAAAGAAACCACATTTGCAACCATTAAAAGTTTCTATCTCCTAAGGAAGATATACAGTATCTTTTCTGAGAAAGAAAGGAGCCACTCATCCTTATTTAACTGCCCATATGAGAACCAAAGTCTATGACATGAGGTGGGAGGTGATCAGAAGTGGACTTTCTGGAGGGACTCACACCACAGGTGAGAAGGGGTATGAGAGTAAGAGCTGGTGCTGTCTTCTTAGACTTGTCACATGAAGAAATACTAAATTCATAACATTACATTACAGACAAGTGAAGCAAGATAAATAAAGGATAATGTAGGCAAGAAAGTTTGGATAGAAAAATTAGTCAGCAAGACTGAACAATACCTTAAGGAAAAAGAGCTTTCCAAGATAAGGGAAGAGCCTGAGCAAGGGTAAACTTTACATCTAGGTCAGAAGTCCACACAATGCCTAGACAGAAGAAGAAGGGCTTCTGGATACAATGTTGTGTCCAGAACTGATGTTATACCTGTCCCTAAGAGCATAACCCAAGCCATCCCTTGCTGCACTAactctttttcccttccctcttgtCTCCTCCCCATAGTGCCTTCTACTGCTCCAGCCATGAGTcagtcctcctcttcctcttccacaccCTCTCCTGCAGAGGGTGGTGATTTGGTCTCCAGCCTTGACAAGCTTTTTAAGGACTTCAAACTGGAAAGTAAAATGGTCTCTCAGGAAGCCATCACATTGATTCAGTCAGACCTGGAGAAGGGGGACCTTCAGAGAGCAGTTTCTGCAATTAGTGATGCACTGAGAGACATTGACAATGCCCCTCTGAACATTGCTGTGATTGGGGAGTCTGGGGCAGGGACGTCCAGCTTCATCAGTGCCCTGCTGGGAGTTGGGCAAGATGATGAAAACGCTGCCCACACTGGGTCATTGGAGATAAACTTGGAGAGAACCAAATACGAATACAAAAAATTTCCCAATGTGATGTTATGGGACCTGCCTAGCCTGGGAACCACTCAACTTCCACTACATGAGTATctgcagaaaatgaaatttggggAATATGATTTCTTTATTGTCATCTCTGCTACATGCTTCAAAGAGAATGATTTGCATCTGACTATGGCAATTAGGAAAATGAAGAAGCATTTCTATTTTGTCCGAACTAAAGTGGACATTGATTTAAAGAATCTAAGAAAGTTGAAACCCAGCACATTCAATAAGGATGAAGTCCTGCAAAGGATCCGCAATTACTATGTGACTCAGTTGGAGAAAGCCAATATGGGTGACACTAACATCTTCCTAGTCTTCAGCCTTGAATTGTCTGACTTTGATTTCCAATGCCTAAAGACCACGCTTCTGAGGGAGCTCCCAATCCACAAGAACCAAAAGCACCACATCTTCATGCAATACCTGTCAACTGTTGCTGAGGTTGCCATTGATGAGAGGAGGGATTCCCTGAGAAAGAAGGTCTGGTTGGAGGCCCTGAAGGCTGGAACTTCGGCCTCCAGCCTTTTCATGGGTTCATTCAGTGATAatgatatggagaaactggaggAGAGTTTATCCTTCTACAGGTCTCATTTTAGTCTGGATGATGCATCCCTGGAAACCACAGCCAAGGACTTTAACGTGTCTGTACAGAAACTCAAGGCAAACCTCATATCTCCCCATTTGCTATCAGTTGAGAAGGATGATGAGTCATTAGACGAAAAACTGTTGAGATATGTGGAAAAATTCTGCCCTGTTAGTGCCTCTCCTTTTTACATTGAGATGATTTTCTGtttacaaaattatttccttGAGTGTGTGGCAATGGATGCTAAAGTTCTTCTTAGAGAAGACAATTTTAAGGATGTTGTGGGCTCTGGACCAAATTCCCTACTTCAGCATGTCAGGAATGATAATGGGAAAAGTGAGACACCCAGCTCCTGATTCTTCTCAGTGTTGTCATGGTGCCTGGTGCCTGGAACGTTGACTTCGGGCTCCCTTGATGCAGTTCTGTCCCACTGCCCTCAAGGTGTATCATGGACATTTCCATAATACACTCTTGAACAAACTACCCCCTTAGGGACTATTATTTGATAATAAGAGCAATCAGCTCTAAAGAATCCTTCCTTCAGAAGATCTTAGTCCTTGTGTGATGGTTACTTCATAGCCAGCACTGGTTTCTCTATGGACATCTAGTAAAAAAAATGGCTgtgcacacagtaggtcctcaaaaacgattttttaaatgaatgcataCATAGTGCAATTTTGGTGTTCCTGACATTTTGTTGGGAATGCATACATTCTGATCATTAATAGATTCTCAATTAAGGTGACTGATATCCTCCTTGACCTCTCTAgacttaatcattttatttaagaacATAACAGATGGTAAGCTGAACATGTGTCACcggaaatgaaagagaaacatcAACTAACGAAAACTGTTATCTGGGGTAACTTGTGAGAGGGACAAGTGCATAAGACGGGGACATAGTCCAAAGATTGCGTATTGCAACCAACACCCCTTGGTTGCTCTCAGCGTATTTTGTGTCTGAACTTGAGAGGTTAAGGAATAAGAGACAAGAGGATTGTGGCAAATCTaagtggaaatttttaaaaattacaaaagtttTTCTTAATCATATCTGATCCCTCATCTAATAAGAGGAATGCAAATTAGAAATGTCATATCACTAACATATCGTTTATCATGTCATTACATTGGAGGAGATTGCATAGTTTGACATTCCGTGTCATATTCCATGGGCGAAACGGTTGAGAAATAATTATTGTCATGCAATATTGGTGTTTGCACAAAATGATCTGCCTATAATGTGGTGAATTAGGCCATCTCCATAAAAGTTACACACTCATTTACACTTTGCCCCAGTGATCTCACATTGAAGAACCTGGGCCATAGAAATTGAGGGTAGATTAATGGCTAGCAGGGGGTTGCAAAGTGGGGGAAATATGTAATGCTGCTGAAAGAGCACCTCTTTCAGTTATAAGGTGAATGTGTGGCATGGTGACTATACTTAGTAACACTGTGCAATAATACAACACAATACTTGAAATTTGTTAGAGAGTGGTTCCTCCACCTGCtcaccacacatacacaaaggataaatatgtgaggtgatggatgtacTAATTAATTTGGCACATATGTGAgttgatggatgtgttaattaatttcATTGCAGTAatcatatatcaaatcatcaccttgtacatttaaaataaatatgactttgtcatttttacctaaataaacctggggtgggggggacaaaacagctggaaaaaaatacaaaatatgtctGCTTAAAACTATTAATCACAGCACTGACTGAAATGGTAAAACACAAAAATCCAATGTTCTTCAGCAGGAAATGTTACAGCCGCAAAATAGATGACAGGACAAGTGTACAAAGAAGTAACACCCTGTACAATGCTATGTTCTCATCTCCAGGATATACTGTTCAGTGCAAGAAGTAAGTCCATATATCATGTTAGTGATGATCTAAGACAGtgcaaaatatgaataaatatttgctatgttCTTCAATTTAACAAAAGacaatttcagtaataaaattcCATTATCTATAGGGGAATTAGTGGTACTGTGTGCAGAGACAGTGTAAGGGCTAGATTTTACTCAGTAAAACTTGTTTTACATTGGAACACACCACAGTGTTACAAAGCTAGATAACTGTGTAATTAAACAAAAAGACCCAACATTTATAGAAATACAGAGCATAAAACAAATTAAGGTAATTATTggcttaacaaaataaaaattatttcaagattctatttatttattcatttgcacttatttatttatttttaatttttaaaattgcagtatagttaacatacagtgttatattagtttcaggggtacaaacAGTGTGATTCAATACATCTAACcatgactcagtgctcatcatgatgagTGCACTCATTCCTCAACATCTATTTCACATAtcctcccacctacctcccctctgggaaccatcacttttcttttctgtagttaACAGTCTATGTCTTGGCTTGTCTCCCTTTTTTAATCCCCCTAGGatcatttgtttggtttcttaagttccacatatgagtgagattctatggagtttttctttctctgactcgcctattttgcttagcacaacgCTCTCTAGCTCcatggcaaatggcaagctttcattctttttcctggctgagtaatattctggtATAGATCACatacttccttatccattcatccgtggatggacacttgggctctttccataacttggctattgtagatagtgctcctgtaaacatcagggtgcaggtAATCCCTTCAAAACTGTTTATTTGTATCCTTTCTGTAattacctagtagtgcaattgctggatcccaggacagcTCTATGTTTAaggttttgaggaacctccatactgttttccagatttgctgcaccagtttgcattctcatcaacaaCGTGGGAGgttcctttcctccacatcctcgcaacgcctgtttcgtgtgtgtgtgtgtgtgtgtgtgtgtgtgtgtgtgtgtgtgtgtttatttcagtCCCTCTGAaaagtgtgaggtgataactcattgggctttagtttgcatttcctgatggtcagtggtgttgagcatcttttcatgtgtctgttggccatctgtacatcttctttggagaaatggctgttcatgtcttctgcttatttttgaaattggattatttgggaggttttggtgttgagtttcatCAGTTAGGATATTAACCCCTCATTGGATAGATCATTACCAAATATTGTCtattcagtagattgtctttttgATTAGttcatggtttccttcactgtacaaaccttcttttttttttttaatgtggtcccaatagtttatttttgattttatttccctggCCTCAAAAAATGTTGCTATAACTAAAGTTGGACACTTCTTGCGTTCTCTCCTAAAGATTTTTATGGtgtcagatctcacatttaggtatttaatgCATTTGAGTTTACTTTTACATATGATGTCAGAAACTGGTCCGGTTTCATGGTTTTGCAtgtagttttccagttttcccgactccatttgttgaagagaatgtctttttcccattgcatagaTTCATAGAGCATATAATTGTGAGTTTACTTCTGGggcctctattctgttccagtgatattgtgtctatttttgtacccATACCATGTTGTTTTGATTATGACACTTtctagtatatcttgaaatctggaattatggTATCTCCagatttgttctcttttttttttcaagtttgctttgaatattcaaagtattttgtgattccaattttaaaatttgaggacTCTTTTAAGGGTTCTTTTTTTAGGtctgtttatttgtattttgatagggcttgCATTGAATCTGCACATTGTGTTACATATTTTAGatgtttaacatttattgagttttcCAGTCCATGAGTGTGGTATATATTTCCATGTGTCTGTGTCATCTCCGATGTCCTTCATCAGTGtgttatagttttccgagtacaggtcttttgcctccttggttaagtttatttaatctttttgagcattttgcatctgtattcatcagagCTAGTGTccagttgtttcctttttttttataatgtctttaTCTACTTTTGGTctgagggtaatgctggcctctcagaatgaatttggaagttttctttcctcttctgttttttgaaattgtttcaGAGGAATAGGTTATTAACTCTTCTTAACTGTTTAATAGAATTCATCTTTGAAGGTATGTGGTCCTGGACTTTGCTGGGAGTGTTTTGAATTATAATCCCATTTCATTGCTAGGTAtcaatcttttcatattttctattctttcttgcATGAGGTTTGGAAGGGTGTATGTTTCTAACAATTTAGCCTTTTTTTCCTAGGCTGTCCAATGTGTTCTCTTACAGTCCTTTAACTTTCTGAGGTGTCAGTAGTTACTTTTCCTTATCTTctgattttgattatttaaatcctcttgtctctatgtctctctctctctccctccctctttctctcatgaGTCTGGCTAAACATTTATcattcttgttgatcttttcagagaactagctccttctttcattgatcttttcaatTGTTGggggattgattgattgattgactgattgatttcaGTTGTGTTTATTACATTCATAATCTTCATTACGCCCTTCCCTGTCTAgtgctgtgttttgtttcttgtgtttctagctcctttagatgtaggatTAGCTTGCTTTCGTGAgatttgctgttgttgttgttcttgacATAGGCCTGTATTGCCACAGTTTTCCATCTTAGAATAGTTTCTCTTCATCCCTAAGATTTtggaccactgtgttttcattttcattcctatccatgtatttttttaatttaaacttgaaAACAATCTGCATTCTGCTGGTTAGAATGCCATCTTCTGATGTATCTGTTACATCCATCTAGTCCAgcgtgtcattcaaagccactgttttcttcttgattttttttgtttggatgatctagcCATTGATGTCAGTGGAATGTTCAAGTCCCCTAGTATCGTATTCCTTATGATTATTCCCTGTATGTGTGTTGATACTTGGGTTACAtagggtgctcccatgttgggtgtatacAAATCGTCTTcttgaactcttttttttatgataatgtatatccttctttgtcttttccaaCAATATTcgttttaaagactattttgcctgatataagtattgctgcTCTGGCATTCttacttccatttgcatgaaaaatGTTTCTGCATAAGTTTGCTTTCAATCTGCATGAATATTTTCATCTGaactgagtctcttgtagacagatTATacatgggtcttgcttttttatgctCTCACTCATATATGTCTTTTGTTTGGAACATGTGGTTGTTTTACAACCAAATTGTTGATTGATAAATATGCTTGTCTTTTTTACTGTCATTTTTTATAAGTATGCTTGTATTtttagttcttctctcttcctttttctttcgcTCTCTTATAGTTTGATGGCATTTTTTAGTGATAtacttagattcctttctctttattttttgtatattgattacAGGGTTTAGATTTGTGGTTAGCATTAGGTTTGCATGTAAATGTTGTGCAC
Proteins encoded in this region:
- the LOC131831204 gene encoding interferon-gamma-inducible GTPase 10-like yields the protein MSQSSSSSSTPSPAEGGDLVSSLDKLFKDFKLESKMVSQEAITLIQSDLEKGDLQRAVSAISDALRDIDNAPLNIAVIGESGAGTSSFISALLGVGQDDENAAHTGSLEINLERTKYEYKKFPNVMLWDLPSLGTTQLPLHEYLQKMKFGEYDFFIVISATCFKENDLHLTMAIRKMKKHFYFVRTKVDIDLKNLRKLKPSTFNKDEVLQRIRNYYVTQLEKANMGDTNIFLVFSLELSDFDFQCLKTTLLRELPIHKNQKHHIFMQYLSTVAEVAIDERRDSLRKKVWLEALKAGTSASSLFMGSFSDNDMEKLEESLSFYRSHFSLDDASLETTAKDFNVSVQKLKANLISPHLLSVEKDDESLDEKLLRYVEKFCPVSASPFYIEMIFCLQNYFLECVAMDAKVLLREDNFKDVVGSGPNSLLQHVRNDNGKSETPSS